A stretch of Anaeromyxobacter dehalogenans 2CP-1 DNA encodes these proteins:
- a CDS encoding pyruvate carboxylase — translation MTIPFKRVMAANRGEIAIRIFRACTELGIQTVAIYSEEDRLSLHRYKADEAYLVGKGKPPIDAYLGIEEIVELARRLEVDAIHPGYGFLSENPEFSEACERAGIAFVGPTSEMQRKLGDKVAGRKAAQAAGVPVVPGTPEPILHDEEALIFAKQHGYPIIIKASAGGGGRGMRVARSQKELLEGLVSARSEARAAFGNAAVFLERYIERPKHIEVQVLGDHHGELVHLFERDCSIQRRHQKVVEFAPSLALTEAQREAICGDALKIARSVRYRNAGTVEFLVDPQGRHYFIEVNPRIQVEHTVTESITGRNLVQAQLLVAQGRRLSDPEIGIARQQDVQRRGFAVQCRITTEDPQNGFAPDYGVLKAYRSPGGFGVRLDAGSAFTGAVITPHYDSLLVKITTWGLTLDAAAHVMDRSLQEFRVRGVKTNIAFLENVMRHPVFLSGRCDTSFIEDHPELLAQSERKDRGTKLLRYLADVTVNGSPGVSRATRPADIREPRLPKVDLTRPRPKGTRDILLERGPEGLARWVLAEKRLLFTDTTMRDAHQSLLATRVRTHDLLRIAPATGVLGAGLFSLEMWGGATFDVAMRFLREDPWERLHKLRKEVPNVLFQMLLRGSNAVGYTNYPDNVVERFVEEAARSGIDVFRVFDSLNWTRGMKVAMEAVRRQGKVCEAAVCYTGDIDDPRRDKYPLDYYVKLAKELERMGAHFLAVKDMAGLLKPFAAAKLVKALKDAVGLPVHLHTHDTSGVASATLLEATKAGVDVVDAALSPLSGLTAQPNLNSLAAVLEGSAWDPKLDRDGLQQLANYWETVRDWYAPFESGLKSGTAEVYRHEIPGGQYSNYKPQVAGLGLLDRWEECKDMYRKVNLLFGDIVKVTPSSKVVGDMAMFLVKNGLEPEDLFTDKANELAFPESVVGLARGMLGQLHGGFPERLREILLRGQEPITCRPGELLEPADLEAERRRAAERVGHPVDDKALVSWLLYPNVWPELSRHREAFSDTSVVPTPVFFWGLEPGQETSVEIEPGKTLIVKLVSMGKLEKDGTRDLIFELNGEGRTITVRDASAAQASAARVKAERGNPAHVGAPMPGKVLKVNVKPGDEVKAGAVLLVTEAMKMETNVKAKGDCRVAEVRFKEGDKVEKEDLLLVLG, via the coding sequence ATGACGATCCCGTTCAAGCGCGTGATGGCAGCGAACCGCGGCGAGATCGCGATCCGGATCTTCCGAGCCTGCACCGAGCTCGGCATCCAGACCGTCGCGATCTACTCGGAGGAGGACCGCCTCTCGCTGCACCGCTACAAGGCCGACGAGGCCTACCTGGTGGGCAAGGGGAAGCCGCCCATCGACGCCTACCTCGGCATCGAGGAGATCGTGGAGCTGGCGAGGCGGCTGGAGGTGGACGCGATCCACCCCGGCTACGGCTTCCTCTCGGAGAACCCGGAGTTCTCCGAGGCGTGCGAGCGCGCCGGCATCGCGTTCGTCGGCCCGACCTCCGAGATGCAGCGCAAGCTGGGCGACAAGGTGGCCGGCCGCAAGGCCGCGCAGGCCGCCGGCGTGCCGGTGGTCCCCGGCACCCCCGAGCCCATCCTCCACGACGAGGAGGCGCTCATCTTCGCGAAGCAGCACGGCTACCCCATCATCATCAAGGCGAGCGCCGGCGGCGGCGGCCGCGGCATGCGCGTGGCGCGCAGCCAGAAGGAGCTGCTGGAGGGGCTGGTCTCGGCGCGCAGCGAGGCGCGCGCCGCGTTCGGCAACGCGGCGGTGTTCCTGGAGCGCTACATCGAGCGCCCCAAGCACATCGAGGTCCAGGTGCTGGGCGACCACCACGGCGAGCTCGTCCACCTGTTCGAGCGCGACTGCTCCATCCAGCGCCGCCACCAGAAGGTGGTCGAGTTCGCCCCCTCGCTCGCGCTCACCGAGGCGCAGCGCGAGGCGATCTGCGGCGACGCGCTGAAGATCGCGCGGTCGGTGCGCTACCGGAACGCCGGCACGGTGGAGTTCCTGGTGGACCCGCAGGGGCGCCACTACTTCATCGAGGTCAACCCGCGCATCCAGGTGGAGCACACGGTCACCGAGAGCATCACCGGCCGGAACCTGGTGCAGGCGCAGCTCCTGGTGGCGCAGGGCAGGCGGCTCTCCGACCCGGAGATCGGGATCGCGCGGCAGCAGGACGTGCAGCGGCGCGGGTTCGCGGTGCAGTGCCGCATCACCACCGAGGACCCGCAGAACGGCTTCGCGCCGGACTACGGCGTGCTGAAGGCGTACCGCTCGCCGGGCGGCTTCGGCGTGCGGCTCGACGCGGGCTCGGCGTTCACCGGCGCGGTGATCACGCCGCACTACGACTCGCTGCTGGTGAAGATCACGACCTGGGGGCTGACGCTCGACGCCGCGGCGCACGTGATGGACCGGTCGCTGCAGGAGTTCCGCGTCCGCGGCGTCAAGACGAACATCGCGTTCCTCGAGAACGTGATGCGGCACCCGGTGTTCCTGTCCGGCCGCTGCGACACCTCCTTCATCGAGGACCACCCCGAGCTGCTGGCGCAGTCGGAGCGCAAGGACCGCGGGACGAAGCTGCTGCGCTACCTCGCCGACGTGACCGTGAACGGCTCGCCCGGCGTGTCGCGCGCCACGCGTCCGGCGGACATCCGTGAGCCGCGCCTGCCGAAGGTGGACCTGACCCGGCCGCGGCCCAAGGGCACCCGCGACATCCTGCTGGAGCGCGGTCCGGAGGGGCTGGCGCGCTGGGTGCTCGCCGAGAAGCGGCTGCTGTTCACCGACACGACCATGCGCGACGCGCACCAGTCGCTGCTCGCGACGCGGGTGCGCACCCACGACCTGCTCCGCATCGCGCCCGCGACCGGCGTGCTCGGCGCCGGGCTGTTCTCGCTGGAGATGTGGGGCGGCGCCACGTTCGACGTGGCGATGCGCTTCCTGCGCGAGGATCCCTGGGAGCGGCTGCACAAGCTGCGCAAGGAGGTCCCGAACGTCCTGTTCCAGATGCTGCTCCGCGGCTCGAACGCGGTCGGCTACACAAACTATCCCGACAACGTGGTCGAGCGCTTCGTGGAGGAGGCGGCGAGGTCGGGGATCGACGTGTTCCGCGTGTTCGACTCGCTGAACTGGACCCGGGGCATGAAGGTCGCCATGGAGGCGGTGCGCCGGCAGGGCAAGGTGTGCGAGGCGGCCGTCTGCTACACGGGCGACATCGACGACCCGAGGCGCGACAAGTACCCGCTCGATTACTACGTGAAGCTCGCGAAGGAGCTGGAGCGGATGGGCGCCCACTTCCTCGCGGTGAAGGACATGGCGGGCCTGCTGAAGCCATTCGCGGCCGCGAAGCTGGTGAAGGCGCTGAAGGACGCCGTCGGCCTGCCGGTGCACCTGCACACGCACGACACCTCCGGCGTGGCCTCCGCCACGCTGCTCGAGGCGACGAAGGCCGGCGTGGACGTGGTCGACGCGGCGCTGTCGCCGCTCTCCGGCCTCACGGCGCAGCCGAACCTGAACTCGCTCGCGGCCGTGCTGGAGGGGAGCGCCTGGGACCCGAAGCTCGATCGCGACGGGCTGCAGCAGCTCGCGAACTACTGGGAGACGGTGCGGGACTGGTACGCGCCGTTCGAGTCGGGCCTGAAGAGCGGGACGGCCGAGGTCTACCGGCACGAGATCCCGGGCGGCCAGTACTCCAACTACAAGCCGCAGGTGGCCGGGCTGGGCCTCCTCGACAGGTGGGAGGAGTGCAAGGACATGTACCGGAAGGTGAACCTGCTGTTCGGGGACATCGTGAAGGTGACGCCGTCGTCGAAGGTGGTCGGCGACATGGCCATGTTCCTGGTGAAGAACGGGCTCGAGCCGGAGGACCTGTTCACCGACAAGGCGAACGAGCTCGCGTTCCCGGAGTCGGTGGTGGGGCTCGCCCGCGGCATGCTCGGCCAGCTGCACGGCGGGTTCCCGGAGCGGCTGCGCGAGATCCTGCTCCGCGGCCAGGAGCCCATCACCTGCCGCCCGGGCGAGCTGCTCGAGCCGGCCGACCTCGAGGCCGAGCGGCGCAGGGCGGCGGAGCGGGTGGGGCACCCGGTGGACGACAAGGCGCTCGTGTCCTGGCTGCTCTACCCGAACGTCTGGCCGGAGCTCTCGCGCCACCGCGAGGCGTTCTCCGACACCTCGGTGGTCCCGACGCCGGTGTTCTTCTGGGGCCTCGAGCCCGGCCAGGAGACCAGCGTCGAGATCGAGCCCGGCAAGACGCTCATCGTGAAGCTGGTCTCGATGGGCAAGCTGGAGAAGGACGGGACCCGAGACCTGATCTTCGAGCTGAACGGCGAGGGGCGCACCATCACGGTGCGCGACGCCTCGGCCGCGCAGGCGTCGGCGGCGCGGGTGAAGGCGGAGCGCGGCAACCCGGCGCACGTGGGCGCGCCCATGCCGGGCAAGGTGCTGAAGGTGAACGTGAAGCCGGGCGACGAGGTGAAGGCCGGCGCCGTGCTGCTCGTCACCGAGGCGATGAAGATGGAGACGAACGTCAAGGCGAAGGGCGACTGCCGCGTCGCCGAGGTCCGCTTCAAGGAGGGTGACAAGGTCGAGAAGGAGGACCTGCTGCTCGTCCTCGGGTGA
- a CDS encoding bacteriohemerythrin, producing MVIEWTPSLSVGVAEIDAQHQELFRRAERLIVALRAGDRSEVQPLLEFLADYVVEHFEAEEREMRAVGFPEYAAHKAAHDAFRRDFEDLAGEVQRSGASPLAALTLHNWISDWLRRHIAGVDQELGRYLLARG from the coding sequence ATGGTGATCGAGTGGACGCCGTCGCTCTCGGTGGGGGTGGCCGAGATCGACGCCCAGCACCAGGAGCTGTTCCGCCGCGCCGAGCGCCTGATCGTGGCGCTGCGCGCCGGCGACCGGTCCGAGGTCCAGCCGCTGCTCGAGTTCCTCGCCGACTACGTGGTCGAGCACTTCGAGGCGGAGGAGCGGGAGATGCGCGCGGTGGGGTTCCCGGAGTACGCCGCGCACAAGGCGGCCCACGACGCGTTCCGGCGCGACTTCGAGGATCTCGCGGGTGAGGTCCAGCGCAGCGGCGCCAGCCCGCTCGCCGCGCTCACGCTGCACAACTGGATCTCCGACTGGCTCCGCCGCCACATCGCCGGCGTGGACCAGGAGCTCGGGCGGTACCTGCTGGCGCGCGGGTAG
- a CDS encoding bacteriohemerythrin has protein sequence MSARWSPALELGHDVIDRQHQELFRRYESLVQAMARGDRAEVAPLFEFLGSYVVEHFADEERLMSETGFPGLTVHKASHDRFVREYHALRELFERAGPSAAITVRAETWIADWLATHIGATDAHLARHLRASR, from the coding sequence ATGAGCGCGCGCTGGAGCCCGGCGCTGGAGCTCGGTCACGACGTGATCGACCGGCAGCATCAGGAGCTGTTCCGCAGGTACGAGTCGCTGGTGCAGGCCATGGCGCGCGGGGACCGCGCCGAGGTGGCGCCGCTGTTCGAGTTCCTGGGCAGCTACGTGGTCGAGCACTTCGCGGACGAGGAGCGGCTCATGTCCGAGACCGGCTTCCCCGGCCTGACCGTGCACAAGGCCTCGCACGACCGCTTCGTGCGCGAGTACCACGCGCTCCGCGAGCTGTTCGAGCGGGCCGGGCCGAGCGCCGCCATCACGGTGCGGGCGGAGACCTGGATCGCCGACTGGCTGGCCACGCACATCGGCGCGACCGACGCCCACCTGGCGCGGCACCTGCGGGCAAGCCGGTGA
- a CDS encoding DUF3683 domain-containing protein has product MTASTSPREIPFNYTSADDRQAISHLLGPHVWQKLEELRGLRVTGRSARLLMRFFGEILIHRRNPFLFQELVESRARRRRFFSNIETDLGLVERNANGEARVLEVLSESRQLLVAFRQEVEGTPELRRRMLRELGAVVGKDAVLFDPFTLVSHATDATDWRLHLPVAVVMPDDERQVAPVLAGIARLGLKAIPRGGGTGLTGGAVPLRPGCVVVNTEKLNRIRGVSERAFTLADGRTAAAQVVDLEAGVVTETAMEHAAARGLVFATDPTSAWACTIGGNIAENAGGKDCVQWGTCIDNLISWRMAMPSGRLWTVRRTDHQLRKILPEDTVTFQVADQDGAVVKTVALRGADVRKKGLWKDITNKALGGVPGLQKEGTDGVITSAEFILYPEFEVKRTLCLEFFGPDFDEASRVILQLARAFPFPNDGKETLTALEHFDDEYVRAIDYKVKAARAETPRAVLLIDVVGHSAEEAARGVGTIRGILDEHPNTELFEARDAAEGKRFWADRKKLGAIARRTNAFKMNEDIVLPLDQLAGFARFVEDMNVEEERYAQGRLVDRAEELLRSTEPPREDPEWLAGKIPAALERCARARDAISRAGPKDLRALALLEDFRRDLAKLMRGWPELTRAVDRAHQEVRDRLVVLATHMHAGDGNVHVNIPVLSNDRPMLRRTEHVLDVVMEKVVSLGGVVSGEHGIGVTKLKYLEPERIEELSAHRRDVDPGGLMNPGKLEDVDVLDRVFTPSFNLLELEARILKHGQLEELARAIAHCVRCGKCKPDCCVYHPARGMFFHPRNKNLAIGSLIEALLYDAQRKRSTRFELLRWLEEIADHCTICHKCLKPCPVDIDSGKVSILEREILASWGYKHSTAATRATLGYLDSRSPTYNKLFRAGVVQIGGALQRAGCEVTAPFQPKDAAPRLYPLQLLRAPMPPAPPETLRDVIPACEQDQVLVFEPDGGAEAERTVFYFPGCGSERLQSHISMAALHVLTQLRTRVILPPPFMCCGFPQQVNGKADTHSQTMLRDTILFSQIRDMFAHLQFDGCIVTCGTCREGLAEMEAGQLFGGRLVDVTRYALERGLRLEGSGDFLYHAPCHDSLDGKAQEVLVKLGGFGKVEAVPHCCSEAGTLTLSRPDITDAMLHRKRAAFAEALETRPGGATVLTNCPSCVQGLGRNTPIGVQPKHLAIALAERISGPGWLELFRSNAARAHAVHF; this is encoded by the coding sequence ATGACGGCCAGCACCTCCCCCCGCGAGATCCCGTTCAACTACACCTCGGCCGACGACCGGCAGGCCATCTCCCACCTGCTCGGTCCGCACGTCTGGCAGAAGCTCGAGGAGCTGCGCGGCCTCCGCGTCACCGGCCGCAGCGCGCGCCTGCTGATGCGGTTCTTCGGCGAGATCCTCATCCACCGGCGCAACCCGTTCCTGTTCCAGGAGCTGGTCGAGTCCCGCGCCCGGCGCCGGCGCTTCTTCTCGAACATCGAGACCGACCTCGGCCTGGTCGAGCGGAACGCGAACGGCGAGGCCCGGGTGCTGGAGGTCCTCTCGGAGAGCCGGCAGCTCCTGGTGGCCTTCCGCCAGGAGGTGGAGGGGACCCCCGAGCTGCGGCGGCGGATGCTGCGCGAGCTGGGCGCGGTGGTGGGCAAGGACGCGGTGCTGTTCGACCCGTTCACGCTGGTGTCGCACGCCACCGACGCCACCGACTGGCGCCTGCACCTGCCGGTCGCGGTGGTGATGCCCGACGACGAGCGCCAGGTCGCGCCGGTGCTGGCGGGCATCGCGCGGCTGGGCCTGAAGGCCATCCCGCGCGGCGGCGGCACCGGGCTCACCGGCGGCGCGGTGCCGCTGCGGCCCGGCTGCGTGGTGGTGAACACCGAGAAGCTGAACCGGATCCGCGGCGTCTCCGAGCGCGCGTTCACGCTCGCGGACGGCCGGACCGCGGCGGCGCAGGTGGTGGACCTCGAGGCGGGCGTGGTCACCGAGACCGCCATGGAGCACGCCGCCGCGCGCGGCCTGGTGTTCGCGACCGACCCCACCAGCGCCTGGGCCTGCACCATCGGCGGCAACATCGCCGAGAACGCCGGCGGCAAGGACTGCGTGCAGTGGGGCACCTGCATCGACAACCTGATCTCCTGGCGGATGGCGATGCCGTCGGGCCGGCTCTGGACCGTCCGGCGCACCGATCACCAGCTGCGCAAGATCCTCCCGGAGGACACGGTCACCTTCCAGGTGGCCGACCAGGACGGCGCGGTGGTGAAGACGGTCGCGCTGCGCGGCGCCGACGTCCGCAAGAAGGGGCTCTGGAAGGACATCACCAACAAGGCGCTGGGCGGGGTGCCGGGCCTGCAGAAGGAGGGCACCGACGGCGTCATCACCTCGGCGGAGTTCATCCTCTACCCCGAGTTCGAGGTGAAGCGGACGCTGTGCCTGGAGTTCTTCGGGCCGGACTTCGACGAGGCCTCGCGGGTGATCCTGCAGCTCGCCCGCGCCTTCCCGTTCCCGAACGACGGCAAGGAGACGCTCACCGCGCTGGAGCACTTCGACGACGAGTACGTCCGCGCCATCGACTACAAGGTGAAGGCGGCGCGGGCCGAGACGCCGCGCGCGGTGCTGCTCATCGACGTGGTGGGCCACTCCGCCGAGGAGGCGGCGCGCGGCGTGGGCACGATCCGCGGCATCCTCGACGAGCACCCCAACACCGAGCTGTTCGAGGCGCGCGACGCGGCCGAGGGGAAGCGCTTCTGGGCCGACCGCAAGAAGCTGGGCGCCATCGCCCGGCGCACCAACGCGTTCAAGATGAACGAGGACATCGTCCTCCCGCTCGACCAGCTGGCAGGGTTCGCGCGGTTCGTCGAGGACATGAACGTGGAGGAGGAGCGGTACGCGCAGGGCCGCCTGGTGGACCGGGCCGAGGAGCTCCTGCGGAGCACCGAGCCGCCGCGCGAGGACCCGGAGTGGCTGGCCGGCAAGATCCCCGCCGCGCTCGAGCGCTGCGCCCGCGCCCGCGACGCCATCTCGCGCGCGGGGCCGAAGGACCTGCGCGCCCTGGCGCTGCTGGAGGACTTCCGCCGCGACCTCGCGAAGCTGATGCGCGGCTGGCCGGAGCTGACCCGCGCGGTGGACCGCGCGCACCAGGAGGTGCGCGACCGCCTGGTGGTGCTCGCGACGCACATGCACGCGGGCGACGGCAACGTCCACGTGAACATCCCGGTGCTGTCCAACGACCGGCCCATGCTGCGGCGGACCGAGCACGTGCTCGACGTGGTGATGGAGAAGGTGGTCTCGCTCGGCGGCGTGGTCTCCGGCGAGCACGGCATCGGCGTCACCAAGCTCAAGTACCTCGAGCCCGAGCGCATCGAGGAGCTGTCGGCGCACCGCCGCGACGTGGACCCCGGCGGCCTGATGAACCCGGGCAAGCTCGAGGACGTGGACGTGCTCGACCGCGTCTTCACGCCGTCGTTCAACCTCCTCGAGCTCGAGGCGCGCATCCTCAAGCACGGGCAGCTGGAGGAGCTGGCCCGCGCCATCGCGCACTGCGTCCGGTGCGGCAAGTGCAAGCCGGACTGCTGCGTCTACCACCCGGCGCGCGGCATGTTCTTCCACCCGCGCAACAAGAACCTGGCGATCGGCTCGCTCATCGAGGCGCTGCTCTACGACGCCCAGCGCAAGCGCTCCACGCGCTTCGAGCTGCTGCGGTGGCTGGAGGAGATCGCCGACCACTGCACCATCTGCCACAAGTGCCTGAAGCCCTGCCCGGTGGACATCGACTCCGGCAAGGTGTCGATCCTGGAGCGCGAGATCCTGGCGAGCTGGGGCTACAAGCACTCGACCGCGGCGACCCGCGCCACGCTCGGCTACCTCGACAGCCGGTCGCCCACCTACAACAAGCTGTTCCGCGCCGGCGTGGTGCAGATCGGCGGCGCGCTGCAGCGGGCCGGCTGCGAGGTGACCGCGCCGTTCCAGCCCAAGGACGCCGCGCCCCGGCTCTACCCGCTCCAGCTGCTGCGCGCGCCCATGCCGCCCGCGCCGCCCGAGACGCTGCGCGACGTGATCCCCGCGTGCGAGCAGGACCAGGTGCTGGTGTTCGAGCCGGACGGCGGCGCGGAGGCCGAGCGGACCGTCTTCTACTTCCCCGGCTGCGGCTCGGAGCGGCTCCAGTCGCACATCTCGATGGCCGCGCTGCACGTGCTGACCCAGCTGCGCACGCGCGTGATCCTGCCGCCGCCGTTCATGTGCTGCGGGTTCCCGCAGCAGGTGAACGGGAAGGCGGACACGCACTCGCAGACCATGCTGCGCGACACGATCCTGTTCAGCCAGATCCGCGACATGTTCGCGCACCTGCAGTTCGACGGGTGCATCGTGACCTGCGGCACCTGCCGCGAGGGGCTGGCGGAGATGGAGGCGGGCCAGCTCTTCGGCGGGCGGCTGGTGGACGTCACCCGCTACGCGCTGGAGCGTGGCCTGCGGCTGGAGGGCTCCGGCGACTTCCTGTACCACGCGCCCTGCCACGACTCGCTCGACGGCAAGGCGCAGGAGGTGCTGGTGAAGCTCGGCGGCTTCGGCAAGGTGGAGGCGGTGCCGCACTGCTGCTCCGAGGCCGGGACGCTCACGCTCTCGCGGCCGGACATCACCGACGCCATGCTGCACCGCAAGCGCGCCGCGTTCGCCGAGGCGCTCGAGACGCGGCCGGGCGGCGCCACGGTGCTCACCAACTGCCCGTCGTGCGTCCAGGGCCTGGGCCGCAACACGCCCATCGGCGTCCAGCCCAAGCACCTCGCCATCGCGCTGGCGGAGCGCATCAGCGGTCCGGGCTGGCTGGAGCTGTTCCGGTCGAACGCCGCGCGCGCGCACGCCGTGCACTTCTGA
- the gdhA gene encoding NADP-specific glutamate dehydrogenase, with translation MDERLESMYQDVLRRNPGEAEFHQAVREVLETLGPVLAKYPEFRERKIIERICEPERQIIFRVPWQDDRGEVHVNRGFRVQYNSSLGPYKGGLRFHPSVYLGIIKFLGFEQIFKNALTGLPIGGGKGGSDFDPKGKSDNEIMRFCQSFMTELWRYIGDTTDVPAGDIGVGGREIGYMYGQFKRLTSRYEAGVLTGKGLDYGGSLVRTEATGYGATFFVEEMLKVRKDSFDGKRCVVSGSGNVAIYTIEKITQLGGRVVACSDSNGYILDEKGLDLDLVKQLKEVERRRIKDYVEYRSHARYVAGGNIWEIPCQVAMPSATQNEINGHDAKTLVKNGCIAVGEGANMPTTPEGIKVFLDAKISYGPGKAANAGGVATSALEMQQNATRDSWTFEYTEKRLANIMKNIHQNCYETAEEFGAPGNYVVGANIAGFIKVAKAMVAHGLI, from the coding sequence ATGGATGAGAGGCTGGAGTCGATGTACCAGGACGTGCTTCGCCGCAACCCGGGCGAGGCCGAGTTCCACCAGGCGGTGCGCGAGGTGCTCGAGACGCTCGGGCCGGTCCTCGCGAAGTACCCCGAGTTCCGCGAGCGCAAGATCATCGAGCGCATCTGCGAGCCGGAGCGGCAGATCATCTTCCGCGTGCCGTGGCAGGACGACCGCGGCGAGGTCCACGTCAACCGCGGGTTCCGCGTCCAGTACAACAGCTCGCTCGGCCCGTACAAGGGCGGCCTGCGCTTCCACCCGTCCGTCTACCTGGGGATCATCAAGTTCCTCGGGTTCGAGCAGATCTTCAAGAACGCGCTCACCGGCCTGCCCATCGGCGGCGGCAAGGGCGGCTCCGACTTCGACCCGAAGGGCAAGTCGGACAACGAGATCATGCGGTTCTGCCAGAGCTTCATGACCGAGCTGTGGCGGTACATCGGCGACACCACCGACGTGCCCGCCGGAGACATCGGCGTGGGCGGCCGCGAGATCGGCTACATGTACGGTCAGTTCAAGCGCCTCACCTCGCGCTACGAGGCGGGCGTGCTCACCGGCAAGGGCCTCGACTACGGCGGCTCGCTGGTCCGCACCGAGGCGACCGGCTACGGCGCCACGTTCTTCGTGGAGGAGATGCTGAAGGTCCGGAAGGACTCCTTCGACGGCAAGCGCTGCGTGGTCTCCGGCTCCGGCAACGTGGCCATCTACACGATCGAGAAGATCACCCAGCTCGGCGGCCGCGTGGTCGCGTGCTCCGACTCCAACGGCTACATCCTCGACGAGAAGGGCCTCGACCTCGACCTGGTGAAGCAGCTGAAGGAGGTCGAGCGGCGCCGCATCAAGGACTACGTCGAGTATCGCAGCCACGCGCGCTACGTCGCCGGCGGGAACATCTGGGAGATCCCGTGCCAGGTGGCGATGCCGTCCGCCACCCAGAACGAGATCAACGGCCACGACGCCAAGACGCTGGTGAAGAACGGCTGCATCGCGGTCGGCGAGGGCGCGAACATGCCCACCACGCCCGAGGGCATCAAGGTGTTCCTCGACGCGAAGATCTCCTACGGGCCGGGCAAGGCCGCCAACGCCGGCGGCGTCGCCACGAGCGCGCTCGAGATGCAGCAGAACGCGACCCGCGACAGCTGGACGTTCGAGTACACCGAGAAGCGGCTCGCGAACATCATGAAGAACATCCACCAGAACTGCTACGAGACCGCCGAGGAGTTCGGCGCCCCGGGCAACTACGTGGTGGGCGCGAACATCGCCGGGTTCATCAAGGTGGCGAAGGCGATGGTGGCGCACGGGCTCATCTGA
- a CDS encoding acyl-CoA dehydrogenase family protein → MTAFHQDPPILPHAFDADPLLQEYLARTLPPEVLSEISPELRELGALASGPLAAQQLAERLVEPTLVQWDPWGRRVDRIEPTPLWREAARLAARHGLVAAAYERRHGILSRVHQMAMVYLLEPSMDVYACPLAMTDGAARTLLDLAPRALVERAVPRLTSRDPARTWTSGQWMTERAGGSDVSGTETVARPDGEAFRLWGTKWFSSATTAEMALALARPEGNPPGSAGLALFYLETRLPDGASNGILVNRLKDKLGTRKLPTAELTLDGALALPVVGLSGGVRAISPMLNVTRTWNALVAAAYMARAVALARDYAGRRRAFGTPLRARPLHADTLAALEAEREAGFLLAFRAVELLGRAEAGEADAGARALLRAVTPLAKLTTGKQAVAVASDAIEAFGGAGYVEDTGLPRLLRDAQVLPIWEGTTNVLALEAQRALAAEGAAEALAAEIQERLSQARDPALRPAVQAATGALARARAALAAGDAPEVREAGARRLALTLGRTLALAHLAAHAQWALDAGRGRRATAAARRFARNGVDLLGPAGEDLEDSALLVAAPDA, encoded by the coding sequence ATGACCGCCTTCCATCAGGATCCCCCGATCCTGCCGCACGCCTTCGACGCCGACCCGCTCCTGCAGGAGTATCTCGCGAGGACGCTGCCGCCCGAGGTCCTGTCCGAGATCTCGCCGGAGCTGCGCGAGCTTGGCGCGCTCGCATCGGGCCCGCTCGCGGCGCAGCAGCTCGCCGAGCGGCTGGTGGAGCCCACCCTGGTGCAGTGGGATCCCTGGGGGCGCCGCGTGGACCGCATCGAGCCCACGCCGCTCTGGCGCGAGGCGGCCCGGCTCGCCGCACGCCACGGGCTCGTGGCCGCGGCCTACGAGCGGCGCCACGGCATCCTCTCGCGCGTGCACCAGATGGCCATGGTGTACCTGCTCGAGCCCTCGATGGACGTGTACGCGTGCCCGCTCGCCATGACGGACGGCGCGGCGCGCACGCTGCTCGACCTCGCCCCGCGCGCGCTGGTGGAGCGGGCCGTCCCGCGGCTCACCTCCCGCGATCCGGCGCGCACGTGGACGAGCGGCCAGTGGATGACCGAGCGCGCCGGCGGCTCCGACGTGTCCGGGACCGAGACGGTGGCCCGCCCCGACGGCGAGGCGTTCCGGCTCTGGGGCACGAAGTGGTTCAGCTCCGCCACGACCGCGGAGATGGCGCTCGCCCTGGCGCGCCCCGAGGGCAACCCGCCCGGCTCGGCGGGCCTGGCCCTGTTCTACCTGGAGACGCGCTTGCCGGACGGCGCGTCCAACGGGATCCTGGTGAACCGGCTGAAGGACAAGCTCGGCACGCGCAAGCTCCCCACGGCCGAGCTGACGCTGGACGGGGCGCTGGCGCTCCCGGTGGTGGGGCTCTCCGGCGGCGTGCGCGCGATCAGCCCCATGCTGAACGTGACCCGCACCTGGAACGCGCTCGTCGCGGCCGCGTACATGGCGCGCGCGGTGGCGCTGGCGCGCGACTACGCCGGGCGGCGGCGCGCCTTCGGGACGCCGCTGCGGGCGCGCCCGCTCCACGCCGACACCCTGGCGGCGCTCGAGGCCGAGCGCGAGGCCGGGTTCCTGCTCGCGTTCCGCGCGGTGGAGCTGCTCGGGCGCGCCGAGGCGGGCGAGGCCGATGCGGGCGCGCGCGCGCTGCTCCGCGCGGTGACGCCGCTCGCGAAGCTCACCACCGGGAAGCAGGCGGTGGCGGTCGCCTCGGACGCGATCGAGGCGTTCGGCGGCGCCGGCTACGTGGAGGACACCGGCCTGCCGCGCCTGCTCCGCGACGCGCAGGTGCTGCCGATCTGGGAGGGGACCACGAACGTCCTCGCGCTCGAGGCGCAGCGCGCGCTCGCCGCCGAGGGCGCGGCCGAGGCGCTCGCGGCGGAGATCCAGGAGCGGCTCTCGCAGGCGCGCGACCCGGCGCTCCGCCCGGCGGTGCAGGCCGCCACCGGCGCGCTCGCCCGGGCGCGGGCCGCGCTCGCGGCGGGCGACGCGCCGGAGGTGCGGGAGGCGGGAGCGCGCCGGCTGGCGCTCACGCTGGGACGGACGCTGGCGCTCGCCCACCTCGCCGCGCACGCGCAGTGGGCCCTCGACGCCGGGCGCGGGCGCCGGGCGACGGCCGCGGCGCGGCGGTTCGCCCGCAACGGCGTGGACCTGCTCGGCCCCGCCGGCGAGGACCTGGAGGACTCGGCGCTGCTCGTCGCCGCGCCCGACGCCTGA